One segment of Rhipicephalus microplus isolate Deutch F79 unplaced genomic scaffold, USDA_Rmic scaffold_44, whole genome shotgun sequence DNA contains the following:
- the LOC142787070 gene encoding uncharacterized protein LOC142787070: MSSGDIGAASTAQLGRGTRNMDESSQDYQIILPRLPSNDSTLHTVFLHADIKARPYRVEDFRDALIRLALLPEVVALGAYQMNHVWAITFKDEEGKKRILAAGDIVVKNQRCIIIDPNHQDTKLKIHWLLFNVPDDEVRAALAPYGKVNEIVRERWRVYGCTDKGSSTRVVSIRLKAGLTVDDLPHQLRIAGDLTLVVVAGRAPLCLRCRGTGHIRRDCRAPRCTVCRRFGHNESGCMRTYASVAGPAGGEELSEHHMDEAEAEELIGARREEPKPKLTPLTPRPTGAETTLNKDKGSTKDVQSTRNTQDITALAAQEEMSENMDTSNTCKRPREDAEGEKAATTKEVEQPPAKAMNVRRRPAPNILSERRIAENLPPTQVQQTQPPQQQPVPNQQTLHQRLTDHQQKGPSAGPPADQKPP, encoded by the coding sequence ATGAGCTCCGGCGATATCGGAGCGGCATCAACGGCCCAGCTCGGTCGTGGTACCAGGAACATGGACGAATCGTCACAGGATTATCAGATTATTTTGCCCCGACTGCCATCAAATGATTCAACGCTGCATACTGTCTTTTTGCACGCCGATATCAAGGCGCGGCCGTATCGCGTTGAGGATTTCAGGGACGCTCTTATTCGTTTGGCTTTGCTTCCCGAGGTTGTTGCCTTGGGGGCGTACCAAATGAATCATGTTTGGGCCATCACTTTCAAGGACGAGGAGGGCAAGAAGAGAATACTCGCTGCTGGGGACATTGTGGTGAAGAACCAGCGCTGTATCATTATCGACCCTAACCACCAGGATACGAAGCTGAAGATACACTGGCTATTGTTTAACGTTCCTGACGACGAGGTGAGGGCAGCGTTGGCTCCTTATGGCAAGGTGAACGAAATAGTGCGAGAGCGCTGGCGCGTGTATGGATGCACGGACAAAGGCTCTTCGACGCGAGTGGTGAGCATCAGGCTCAAAGCTGGCCTCACGGTGGATGACCTCCCACATCAGTTGCGGATTGCCGGAGACCTCACGCTAGTTGTCGTCGCGGGAAGAGCACCGCTATGCCTGCGTTGCCGCGGAACAGGTCATATTAGGAGGGATTGCCGAGCCCCGCGTTGTACAGTGTGTCGGCGTTTTGGGCATAATGAGAGCGGCTGTATGAGAACATATGCAAGTGTAGCAGGGCCCGCGGGGGGCGAAGAACTTTCCGAGCATCACATGGACGAGGCTGAAGCAGAAGAGCTGATAGGGGCGCGTCGGGAGGAACCGAAACCCAAGTTGACGCCCCTTACGCCACGCCCCACAGGTGCTGAGACGACGCTTAACAAAGACAAGGGTTCTACAAAAGACGTGCAATCCACGAGGAACACACAAGATATAACGGCGCTTGCAGCACAGGAAGAAATGTCGGAAAACATGGACACGTCAAATACATGTAAAAGGCCCAGGGAAGACGCGGAAGGcgagaaggctgctacaacgaaagAAGTGGAACAACCACCGGCCAAGGCGATGAACGTGCGCCGTAGACCGGCACCTAACATCCTCAGCGAACGTCGAATAGCCGAGAACCTCCCACCAACCCAGGTGCAACAGACACAACCGCCGCAGCAGCAACCAGTGCCGAATCAGCAGACATTGCATCAGCGACTGACAGATCATCAACAGAAGGGGCCTTCAGCGGGGCCCCCTGCAGATCAAAAGCCCCCGTAA